In Natronomonas halophila, one DNA window encodes the following:
- a CDS encoding DUF7549 family protein → MWVRSEYAGELAVLSAWLCSLMPWVVTYIPAGTQIRIHFPYVFVQFTPTLANFRAFSVFVHEGPGGAAAAATATAYQLWGVGAVVLTLALALSIVYYVYEERLEAKAPVDPVRVMGVLLVGAGVPLAVGCYYLWVGLAVFTIPVGVLFMFFLGGSLLAVERT, encoded by the coding sequence ATGTGGGTCCGCTCGGAGTACGCCGGAGAACTCGCCGTGTTATCAGCGTGGCTGTGCTCGCTCATGCCATGGGTCGTCACATACATCCCCGCCGGCACCCAGATTCGCATCCACTTCCCGTACGTCTTCGTCCAGTTCACCCCGACGCTGGCCAATTTCCGCGCGTTTTCGGTCTTCGTTCACGAGGGTCCGGGCGGCGCGGCAGCGGCGGCGACGGCGACGGCCTACCAACTGTGGGGCGTCGGCGCCGTCGTGTTGACGCTCGCGCTCGCATTGAGTATCGTCTACTACGTCTACGAGGAGCGACTCGAAGCCAAGGCACCGGTCGACCCCGTTCGGGTCATGGGCGTGCTTCTGGTCGGGGCGGGCGTGCCGCTGGCGGTCGGCTGTTATTACCTCTGGGTCGGGCTTGCCGTGTTCACGATTCCGGTGGGCGTCCTGTTCATGTTCTTCCTCGGTGGGTCGCTGCTGGCCGTCGAGCGGACGTGA
- a CDS encoding DUF5793 family protein: MRRDYFTLTVDGVATDEPQRPVVTITYEGPTDQLESRLTKGGEVLSEDEVDVAFRLKEPLETDDPEGVIALADRMTGEYVLELNADADSVFEFIEAAREFGADQDNDNRYRIVLETDGSHLATYDMSSLLVYDADGNLLRGESLIPSGVEL, encoded by the coding sequence ATGCGGCGTGATTATTTCACTCTGACCGTCGACGGTGTTGCTACCGACGAGCCACAGCGGCCCGTCGTCACGATTACGTACGAGGGGCCGACCGACCAGCTCGAATCGCGGCTTACCAAGGGCGGAGAGGTCCTCTCCGAGGACGAAGTCGACGTCGCCTTCCGTCTCAAAGAGCCCCTCGAAACTGACGACCCCGAGGGCGTCATCGCCCTCGCCGACCGGATGACCGGCGAGTACGTCCTCGAGTTGAACGCCGACGCCGACTCCGTCTTCGAGTTCATCGAGGCCGCCCGCGAGTTCGGCGCCGACCAGGACAACGACAACCGGTATCGCATCGTCCTCGAAACCGACGGCAGCCATCTGGCCACCTACGACATGTCGTCGCTGCTGGTCTACGACGCCGACGGGAACCTCCTCCGCGGCGAGAGCCTCATCCCCAGCGGCGTCGAACTGTAG
- a CDS encoding type II/IV secretion system ATPase subunit, translating to MARNQSKGPLDSVREQLVRTVEMLRGSRVPDELYRPGEHEHVVEDRPFEGREIDRYWLNAPFSYAVITYQEDDDEHLYHAVEPQLDGFETELVGTLYDDVRTPLLYNTREGSPEEVLRKELRTRLEQYGIEVDVAGFYRLFYYLYRRFQGFGRLDPLMHDPYIEDISCDGYDIPLYAYHDDYLDIKTNVSFAQEELDSYIVRMAQQAGRHISVGNPVVETTLQDGSRAELALGEEVTPRGSAFTIRKYSEEPFTPIDLLDFGTYSLQQMAYLWMAIEHNKNIIFAGGTASGKTTSMNAISMFIPPRSKLITIEDTRELALYHDNWLSCVTRERLDEAANVTMYDLLRSALRHRPEYIIVGEVRGEEAITLFQAMNTGHTTLSTMHADSVQTVINRLENEPINVPRPMVQSLDVLCVQTLARFGGERVRRAKSIAEIEGIDQRTGELDYASAYEWRSADDTYREGNRNLMDEIREERGWSQSELLREMKRRRTFLKYLQEESVNQYEQFTAMVNKYYADPETVMDKIEGVELEPTEAEPNP from the coding sequence ATGGCACGCAATCAAAGCAAGGGGCCACTCGATTCCGTTCGTGAACAGTTGGTTCGGACCGTCGAGATGCTCCGTGGGTCACGCGTCCCCGACGAGCTATACCGTCCCGGCGAACACGAACACGTCGTCGAGGACCGGCCCTTCGAGGGCCGAGAAATCGACCGATACTGGTTGAACGCGCCGTTTTCCTACGCGGTCATCACCTATCAGGAGGACGACGACGAGCACCTCTATCACGCGGTCGAACCGCAACTGGACGGCTTCGAGACGGAACTGGTCGGCACCCTCTACGATGACGTTCGGACGCCGCTGCTCTACAACACGCGGGAAGGCAGTCCCGAGGAGGTCCTCCGGAAGGAACTCCGGACGCGTCTCGAACAGTACGGCATCGAGGTCGACGTCGCTGGCTTCTATCGGCTGTTTTACTACCTCTATCGACGGTTTCAGGGCTTCGGCCGGCTCGACCCCCTGATGCACGACCCCTACATCGAGGACATCTCCTGTGACGGCTACGACATCCCCCTCTATGCCTACCACGACGACTATCTGGACATCAAGACGAACGTCTCCTTCGCACAGGAGGAGCTCGACAGTTACATCGTTCGGATGGCCCAGCAGGCCGGCCGTCACATCTCGGTCGGCAATCCCGTCGTCGAGACGACGCTGCAGGACGGTTCGCGTGCCGAACTCGCTCTCGGCGAAGAGGTAACGCCGCGCGGGTCGGCCTTCACGATTCGGAAATACAGCGAGGAGCCGTTCACGCCAATCGACCTGCTGGATTTCGGCACCTACTCGCTGCAGCAGATGGCCTACCTCTGGATGGCCATCGAGCACAACAAGAACATCATCTTCGCGGGCGGGACGGCGTCCGGGAAGACGACCTCGATGAACGCCATCTCGATGTTCATCCCGCCGCGGTCGAAACTCATCACCATCGAGGACACCCGGGAACTCGCCCTGTACCACGACAACTGGCTGTCCTGTGTGACCCGCGAACGGCTCGACGAGGCTGCTAACGTCACGATGTACGACCTGCTGCGGTCGGCGCTCCGTCACCGGCCGGAGTATATCATCGTCGGCGAGGTCCGGGGCGAGGAGGCGATTACGCTCTTTCAGGCGATGAACACGGGCCACACCACGCTGTCGACGATGCACGCCGATTCGGTCCAGACGGTCATCAACCGCCTCGAAAACGAACCCATCAACGTCCCGCGGCCGATGGTCCAGTCGCTGGACGTGCTCTGTGTGCAGACGCTGGCCCGGTTCGGCGGCGAACGCGTCCGCCGCGCCAAATCGATCGCGGAAATCGAGGGTATCGACCAGCGGACCGGCGAACTCGACTACGCCAGCGCCTACGAGTGGCGGTCGGCCGACGACACCTACCGGGAGGGCAATCGGAACCTCATGGACGAAATCCGCGAGGAGCGGGGCTGGAGTCAGTCCGAACTGCTCCGGGAGATGAAGCGCCGCCGGACGTTCCTCAAATACCTTCAGGAGGAAAGCGTCAACCAGTACGAGCAGTTCACCGCGATGGTCAACAAGTACTACGCCGACCCCGAGACGGTAATGGACAAAATCGAAGGCGTCGAACTGGAACCGACCGAAGCCGAACCGAACCCATAG
- a CDS encoding class I SAM-dependent methyltransferase, with protein MDDRQGVRDTYEHIAEHFATTREYPWPEVESFCADRTAETALDLGCGNGRHVELLTDHADRVVGLDISHELLTIAADRVPTAALIEGDASRLPLTDDSVGLAVYVATLHHLPSRSLRRASLDELARVLDGPALVSAWSTAHDRFEADADADEGFDTDVDWTLPGGETVPRFYHIYAPTEFDADLDASALAVERSWISSGNCYAVVESD; from the coding sequence ATGGACGACCGGCAGGGCGTGCGGGACACCTACGAACACATCGCCGAACACTTCGCGACGACGCGGGAGTACCCCTGGCCCGAAGTCGAATCCTTCTGTGCCGACCGGACGGCCGAAACCGCGCTGGACCTCGGCTGTGGCAACGGCCGCCACGTCGAACTCTTGACCGACCACGCCGACCGAGTCGTCGGCCTCGATATCAGCCACGAGTTGCTGACGATTGCCGCCGACCGCGTCCCGACGGCGGCACTCATCGAGGGCGATGCCTCACGACTGCCGCTTACCGACGATTCGGTCGGCCTCGCGGTCTACGTCGCGACCCTCCACCATCTGCCGAGTCGGTCGCTTCGTCGGGCGAGTCTGGACGAACTGGCGCGCGTCCTCGACGGTCCGGCGCTGGTCAGTGCCTGGAGTACGGCCCACGACCGCTTCGAGGCCGACGCGGATGCTGACGAGGGATTCGATACGGACGTCGACTGGACGCTTCCCGGTGGCGAGACGGTTCCTCGGTTCTACCACATCTATGCGCCCACGGAGTTCGATGCGGACCTCGATGCCAGCGCGCTGGCCGTCGAACGTTCCTGGATTTCGAGCGGGAACTGCTATGCCGTCGTCGAATCGGATTGA
- a CDS encoding type II/IV secretion system ATPase subunit: MADEGPGQEPAVNRDVDDERMLVSDHPIKGEILREVNEYFEETDIDESFAERPDLDFIKGRFFDFSYLDNHEEIDRLWVNKPYAYVSILRRDGEDKLRYHVHEPHLTEFEEYVREDLVKILRNSLMYQDLEDEDDREEIFEQKAKEIISDHAAATIEDGSLLKLKYYLLRDFVHLGPIDPVMRDPNIEDVSCDGIDIPVYVYHFEHRDLPSNITFDKQELSSFALRLAQRAGEQVSVSEPLMDGTLPDGSRVQLTFGSDVATRGSNFTIRKFANIPFTPIDLIDSGTFSVEQMAYFWLAIENNRSLIFSGGTGSGKTTSMNAVSMFIPEDAKVVSIEDTREIKLPHDNWIQSLTRESLTAEGRGQVSMYELLQAALRQRPEYLLVGEIRTEQNVAFTFFQAIGTGHTAYTTIHAESVEGVLNRLENKPLNVPVQMILELDIISIQKQTFQDGDRVRRNDGVTEILPSGDGEDSIRAIDIFDRDAEADTIQRVNNSQVLQEIADDRGWSGRELAEELRERREFLQYLVDNDIDGYDNVTSAIHMFGNNKSNLMEKVEAGTLTVEDIREE; the protein is encoded by the coding sequence TTGGCTGACGAGGGGCCCGGCCAAGAACCCGCCGTCAACCGCGATGTCGACGACGAGCGGATGCTCGTCTCCGACCACCCGATAAAGGGCGAAATCCTCCGGGAGGTAAACGAGTACTTCGAGGAGACGGATATCGACGAATCGTTCGCGGAACGGCCGGACCTCGACTTCATCAAGGGTCGATTCTTCGATTTCTCGTATCTCGACAACCACGAGGAAATCGACCGCCTCTGGGTCAACAAGCCGTACGCCTACGTCTCGATTCTCCGACGTGACGGCGAGGACAAACTCCGATATCACGTCCACGAACCGCATCTGACGGAGTTCGAGGAGTACGTCCGCGAGGACCTCGTCAAAATCCTCCGGAACAGCCTGATGTATCAGGACCTCGAGGACGAGGACGACCGCGAGGAAATCTTCGAGCAGAAGGCCAAGGAGATTATCTCCGACCACGCCGCCGCGACCATCGAGGACGGGTCGCTGCTCAAACTCAAATACTACCTCCTCCGGGACTTCGTCCATCTCGGTCCCATCGACCCGGTGATGCGGGACCCGAACATCGAGGACGTCTCCTGTGACGGTATCGACATCCCGGTCTACGTCTACCACTTCGAGCACCGGGACCTGCCGTCGAACATCACTTTCGACAAGCAGGAATTGTCCTCCTTCGCGCTCCGATTGGCTCAGCGTGCAGGCGAGCAGGTGTCGGTTTCCGAACCGCTGATGGACGGGACGCTGCCGGACGGGTCTCGGGTCCAGTTGACCTTCGGCTCGGACGTGGCGACACGGGGGTCGAACTTCACGATTCGGAAGTTCGCGAACATCCCCTTCACGCCCATCGACCTCATCGACAGCGGTACCTTCAGCGTCGAGCAGATGGCCTACTTCTGGCTGGCCATCGAGAACAACCGCTCGCTCATCTTCTCCGGCGGGACGGGGTCCGGGAAGACCACCTCGATGAACGCGGTGTCGATGTTCATCCCCGAGGACGCGAAGGTGGTCTCCATCGAGGACACCCGGGAGATCAAACTCCCGCACGACAACTGGATTCAGAGCCTGACGCGGGAGTCGCTGACCGCCGAGGGCCGCGGGCAGGTGTCGATGTACGAACTCCTGCAGGCGGCGCTCCGACAGCGGCCCGAATACCTGCTGGTCGGTGAGATTCGAACCGAGCAGAACGTCGCGTTCACGTTCTTCCAGGCAATCGGGACCGGCCACACGGCCTACACGACGATTCACGCCGAAAGCGTCGAGGGCGTGCTCAATCGGCTGGAGAACAAGCCGCTGAACGTCCCCGTCCAGATGATTCTGGAACTGGACATCATCTCCATCCAGAAGCAGACGTTCCAGGACGGTGACCGCGTGCGCCGCAACGACGGCGTGACCGAAATCCTCCCCAGCGGCGACGGGGAGGATTCGATTCGCGCCATCGACATCTTCGACCGCGACGCCGAGGCCGACACCATCCAGCGGGTGAACAACTCGCAGGTGCTGCAGGAAATCGCCGACGACCGCGGGTGGAGCGGCCGCGAACTCGCCGAGGAACTCCGGGAACGCCGGGAGTTCCTCCAGTATCTCGTCGACAACGACATCGACGGCTACGACAACGTGACCTCTGCCATCCACATGTTCGGTAACAACAAGTCCAACCTGATGGAGAAAGTCGAGGCGGGTACCCTGACCGTCGAGGACATACGAGAGGAATGA
- a CDS encoding type II secretion system F family protein has translation MSQENLEDASPIPDYELEQYFPERHDLSESDRERLREQHGRIRTWFLMNPERFRDLQRWLNQARMGYTYDIYLTRIVGYTLMAAAVGLFLGALFAVQMITFGGFAAVGIESMPVAVVLSLLIVVFSTALFAVGAFGTGYYYPRMQVSSRERNINVLLPHAIVYMYALSHGGMNTFEVVKELADAEEVYGEVSNEFDMVVRDVELFGNDLFTALRDARNLTPSENLEQFIDDMISVLDSGSDFAAFLEDEAETYMDEARDEQDSFLGTLSILSEIFVVAFVAAPLFLIVTLLVISLLGGEALLQTYFLVYVGLPFGMLAFLVAVDILSKPYAEHTDQLEVDEGEFEREWGTQVTEHPLYEDYETEKQRNARREMLANPIQHIRDRSPLLSLVVSVPIALFSLLFLLGTGAVPRSFSGMLEMPIQSTIGLFVIPFLITTVPLAIFYEGKRRRQKKIEKRFPDTLNILSSANQMGIRLVDALNLVARWSEGVLAEELRKVRNDIRWNHDIERALLQFANRLRVPQVTRTMKLIAKGNYSSGDLAEIISIAAEDTRNRHQIERKRRSEMSAYTAIVIIGFLVYLAVVVMLDTSYLTPISQLTTDAAEGVSQNQAAGGAAGVINVGQVPVQIYRTVFFHSALIQGIGSGLLAGKLAENEVLAGLKYSIGLVVITLVVFMLI, from the coding sequence ATGAGCCAGGAAAACCTCGAAGACGCGAGTCCGATTCCGGACTACGAGCTAGAGCAGTACTTCCCGGAACGGCACGACCTCTCGGAGTCCGACCGCGAGCGCCTCCGCGAACAGCACGGCCGCATCCGCACGTGGTTCCTGATGAACCCCGAACGGTTCCGGGACCTCCAGCGGTGGCTCAATCAGGCCCGCATGGGGTATACCTACGACATCTATCTCACCCGTATCGTCGGGTACACCCTGATGGCCGCCGCCGTCGGGCTCTTCCTCGGCGCGCTGTTCGCCGTCCAGATGATTACATTCGGTGGCTTCGCCGCCGTCGGCATCGAGTCGATGCCCGTCGCGGTCGTTCTGAGCCTCCTCATCGTCGTCTTCTCGACGGCCCTCTTCGCCGTCGGCGCCTTCGGGACGGGGTATTACTACCCCAGAATGCAGGTCAGCAGCCGCGAGCGGAACATCAACGTCCTCCTGCCGCACGCCATCGTCTACATGTACGCCCTCTCCCACGGCGGCATGAACACCTTCGAGGTGGTCAAAGAACTCGCGGACGCCGAGGAGGTTTACGGCGAGGTTTCCAACGAGTTCGACATGGTCGTCCGCGACGTCGAGTTGTTCGGTAACGACCTCTTTACGGCGCTTCGTGACGCGCGAAACCTGACGCCCAGCGAGAACCTCGAACAGTTCATCGACGACATGATATCGGTGCTGGACTCGGGGAGCGACTTCGCTGCCTTCCTCGAAGACGAAGCCGAGACCTACATGGACGAGGCCCGCGACGAACAGGACAGTTTCCTCGGGACGCTGTCGATTCTCTCCGAGATTTTCGTCGTCGCCTTCGTCGCCGCGCCGCTGTTCCTCATCGTCACGCTGCTGGTCATCAGCCTGCTCGGCGGTGAGGCGCTCCTGCAGACGTATTTCCTCGTCTACGTCGGCCTGCCGTTCGGGATGCTCGCCTTCCTCGTGGCCGTCGACATCCTCTCGAAGCCCTACGCGGAACACACCGACCAACTGGAAGTCGACGAGGGCGAATTCGAACGCGAGTGGGGGACGCAGGTCACCGAACACCCGCTCTACGAGGATTACGAGACCGAAAAGCAACGGAACGCCCGTCGGGAGATGCTGGCGAACCCGATCCAGCACATCCGCGACCGGAGCCCGCTGCTTTCCCTCGTCGTGAGCGTTCCCATCGCGCTGTTCAGCCTGCTCTTCCTGCTCGGAACGGGCGCCGTACCCCGATCGTTCAGCGGAATGCTCGAGATGCCGATTCAGTCGACGATTGGCCTCTTCGTCATCCCGTTCCTCATCACGACGGTTCCGCTGGCTATCTTCTATGAGGGCAAGCGGCGCCGCCAGAAGAAAATCGAAAAGCGATTCCCGGACACGCTGAACATCCTCTCCAGCGCCAACCAGATGGGGATTCGCCTCGTCGACGCGCTGAACCTCGTCGCGCGGTGGTCCGAGGGCGTCCTCGCGGAGGAGCTCCGCAAGGTGCGCAACGACATCCGCTGGAATCACGACATCGAGCGGGCGCTGTTGCAGTTCGCGAACCGCCTGCGCGTCCCGCAGGTCACGCGGACGATGAAACTCATCGCCAAGGGTAACTACTCCTCCGGCGACCTCGCGGAGATCATCTCCATCGCCGCGGAGGACACCCGCAACCGCCACCAGATCGAACGCAAGCGACGCAGCGAGATGAGCGCCTACACGGCCATCGTCATCATCGGCTTCCTCGTCTATCTGGCGGTCGTCGTCATGCTGGATACCAGCTATCTGACGCCGATTAGCCAGTTGACGACGGATGCTGCCGAGGGCGTGAGCCAGAATCAGGCGGCCGGCGGCGCCGCTGGCGTCATCAACGTGGGGCAGGTCCCCGTCCAGATTTACCGGACGGTGTTCTTCCACTCGGCGCTCATCCAGGGTATCGGTAGCGGCCTGCTGGCCGGGAAACTCGCGGAGAACGAAGTCCTCGCGGGACTGAAATACAGCATCGGCCTCGTGGTCATCACCCTCGTGGTCTTCATGCTCATCTAA
- a CDS encoding type II secretion system F family protein, protein MLRLLPLFAAVLILCTFLVVPYSARLDALLSRIAFTLFDGGRFPVNKRRERTLRTASIGTPYREYATKTYLYTFGTALSGAIIGIYIGAAILAVAETLDISAPPSLGVFTNLPDLSWVPSLPGISGMVTFDSLVFLLFLGSSAVVGFIGGVGAYTVRWKLPEIRSDTRRRQIDAGMPRMVAFIYALTRGGMAFPDVMRALSRNEGVFGEGASEVGIAVRNMDLFSVDLVTAVQGLSQQTPSNQFERFSENLGSVLQSGRNISTFLKEEYERYREEAEEQQEEILELLATTAEVYVTTVVAGMLFLVTILLIIGLTTGDTLLIIQAIAYIILPAGNLLFLAYLAEITQPLRASRDSSRILAAGEDTVGHEQTLEADGGHERAGSRANWDRLRAYDRIRSLRSTLAAPVQSAINQPTLVFYVTVPLVVAITAYRLPSAFADGTLDPRVLDDILVQSALVLMATFAVVYETSQRRLRRLEEAVPDLLERLASLNEAGIAVVSSFDRVRSSDVGALDEEVDRIWRDIQWGATVAQALDRFEDRVRTPSITRVVTLITNAMRASNEIGPVLRIAAEQARADQRLRRQRRQEMFTYLVVIYVSFIVFLIVIIALDYVLIPNLPDTGAISGPGTGSSGFIGGFESGDVDDYRLAFFHTAIIQSALSGLVGGMMGAGSIKDGVKHSTIMLTVTYVILTLLG, encoded by the coding sequence ATGCTGCGTCTACTGCCGCTTTTCGCCGCGGTGTTGATCCTCTGTACGTTCCTCGTCGTGCCCTACAGCGCGCGCCTCGACGCTCTCCTCTCGCGGATAGCGTTCACGCTCTTCGACGGTGGACGGTTCCCGGTCAACAAGCGGCGCGAGCGGACGCTTCGTACCGCCTCCATCGGAACGCCCTATCGGGAGTACGCGACCAAAACGTATCTGTACACGTTCGGTACGGCGCTTTCGGGGGCTATTATCGGCATCTACATCGGGGCGGCGATACTCGCCGTCGCCGAGACGCTCGATATTTCGGCCCCGCCCTCGCTTGGGGTGTTCACCAACCTCCCCGACCTCTCGTGGGTGCCGTCGCTGCCCGGGATTTCCGGCATGGTCACCTTCGATAGCCTCGTTTTCCTGCTGTTTCTCGGGTCAAGCGCCGTCGTTGGATTCATCGGCGGCGTCGGTGCCTACACCGTGCGCTGGAAACTGCCGGAAATCCGCTCGGACACCCGCCGCCGACAGATCGACGCCGGGATGCCGCGGATGGTGGCGTTCATCTACGCGCTGACCCGCGGCGGGATGGCCTTTCCGGACGTGATGCGGGCGCTGTCCCGCAACGAGGGCGTCTTCGGTGAGGGCGCCTCCGAGGTCGGTATCGCCGTCCGAAACATGGACCTGTTCAGCGTCGACCTGGTGACGGCGGTTCAGGGCCTCTCCCAGCAGACCCCCTCCAACCAGTTCGAGCGGTTCTCGGAGAACCTCGGGAGCGTCCTCCAGAGCGGCCGCAACATTTCCACGTTCCTCAAGGAGGAATACGAGCGCTACCGGGAGGAAGCCGAAGAACAGCAGGAGGAAATCCTCGAATTGCTCGCGACGACCGCCGAGGTGTACGTGACCACCGTCGTCGCCGGGATGCTCTTTCTGGTAACCATCCTGCTTATCATCGGGTTGACCACGGGCGATACGCTGTTGATTATCCAAGCCATCGCCTACATCATCCTTCCGGCGGGGAACCTACTGTTTCTGGCCTACCTCGCCGAGATTACACAGCCGCTCCGCGCCTCGCGGGACAGCAGTCGCATCCTCGCGGCGGGTGAGGACACGGTCGGCCACGAACAGACGCTGGAGGCCGACGGCGGCCACGAGCGAGCGGGCTCGCGGGCGAACTGGGACCGGCTTCGCGCTTACGACCGGATTCGTTCGCTCCGAAGCACGCTGGCGGCACCGGTCCAGTCGGCCATCAACCAGCCGACGCTCGTCTTCTACGTGACCGTCCCGCTCGTCGTCGCCATTACCGCCTATCGGCTCCCCTCGGCGTTCGCCGACGGCACGCTGGACCCTCGCGTCCTCGACGACATCCTCGTGCAGTCGGCCCTCGTTCTGATGGCGACGTTCGCGGTCGTCTACGAGACGAGCCAGCGCCGTCTCCGCCGCCTCGAAGAGGCGGTACCGGACCTGCTGGAACGGCTGGCCAGCCTCAACGAGGCCGGTATCGCGGTCGTCTCCTCGTTCGACCGCGTCCGGAGCAGCGACGTCGGCGCTCTCGACGAGGAGGTCGACCGCATCTGGCGGGACATCCAGTGGGGCGCGACCGTCGCGCAAGCGCTGGACCGCTTCGAGGACCGCGTTCGGACGCCCTCGATTACGCGCGTGGTCACGCTCATCACGAACGCGATGCGCGCCTCGAACGAAATCGGGCCGGTGCTCCGTATCGCCGCCGAGCAGGCGCGGGCCGACCAGCGCCTCCGCCGGCAGCGCCGACAGGAGATGTTCACGTATCTCGTCGTCATCTACGTCTCCTTCATCGTCTTCCTCATCGTCATCATCGCACTGGATTACGTCCTCATCCCGAACCTGCCGGATACCGGCGCCATCTCCGGCCCCGGAACCGGTAGTTCCGGCTTCATCGGCGGCTTCGAGAGCGGCGACGTCGACGACTATCGACTGGCCTTCTTCCATACCGCCATCATCCAGTCGGCGCTTTCGGGGCTGGTCGGCGGGATGATGGGTGCGGGTTCCATCAAGGACGGCGTCAAACACTCGACCATCATGCTGACGGTAACCTACGTCATCCTGACGCTTTTGGGCTAA
- a CDS encoding helix-turn-helix domain-containing protein yields MQYLKLSLSPTERAVHPIDRFIGGHDAISREALLHVDARADGTTVLLYRVTGDGERFAEALDERPDIHDYEAVDLAGNGYHVFVQADQTSRGNVLLDVAHEHALIVDTPLKFTDEGLRATLVGTHENLRNALGAIPDTIDFSVDNAGTYVPGNEDLLSPLTERQLEVFETAVEEGYYDVPRRATHKDIADNLGCAPSTVDEHLRKAESRVVSGLIQ; encoded by the coding sequence GATAGATCGATTTATCGGGGGTCACGATGCGATATCGCGTGAAGCGCTCTTGCACGTCGACGCCCGTGCGGACGGGACGACGGTCCTGTTATACCGTGTGACGGGCGACGGCGAACGGTTCGCCGAGGCCCTCGACGAGCGTCCGGACATCCACGACTACGAGGCCGTGGACCTGGCGGGCAACGGCTATCACGTCTTCGTGCAGGCCGACCAGACGTCCCGGGGGAACGTCCTGCTCGATGTCGCCCACGAACACGCACTCATCGTCGATACGCCGCTGAAGTTCACCGACGAGGGGCTCCGGGCGACGCTGGTCGGGACCCACGAGAACCTCCGGAACGCCCTCGGGGCGATTCCGGATACCATCGATTTCTCGGTGGACAACGCCGGGACGTACGTCCCGGGCAACGAGGACCTGCTGTCGCCGCTGACCGAGCGCCAACTGGAGGTCTTCGAGACGGCCGTCGAGGAAGGCTACTACGACGTCCCGCGACGCGCGACACACAAGGACATCGCCGACAACCTCGGCTGTGCGCCGTCGACGGTCGACGAACACCTCCGGAAGGCCGAGTCCCGCGTCGTGAGCGGATTGATTCAGTAG